The Mesorhizobium opportunistum WSM2075 DNA window AAGCGGCGGCCTTTGCGGCTTATCGTGTTTTTCGGCCATGAAGTCAACGAAAACGTCGCGTAGTGGCACGCGGCAAGCCCCCTGACTGGACGCCGGCTCATAAGAGAGCGGCAAGTTGGGGAAAACCGAAAAAACCGATTCGTGTTGCACTTGGGACTCTTGTCACCGAGTCAGCGCATAGAGTAGTTGTAGTCGAGAAATAACTAGATTTCGTGCGGCGGACCTAATCACCAGATATATGTGGTGTCTGCCCCAGCAGTGGTGCTGGGTCGGGAGTGGATTCTGATTGCCGCACGGTTAGCAGGAGCGCGGTCTCATGAACTGGACTGACGAGCGGGTCGAACTTCTCAGAAAACTGTGGTCGGAGGGTCTGAGCGCAAGCCAGATTGCTGCGCAGCTCGGAGGGGTCAGCCGCAATGCGGTCATCGGCAAGGTGCACCGGCTGAAACTGTCGGGCCGCGGGCGCGCAACTGCGGCGCCGGCACGCCAGAAGAAGACGGCGCAGGGATCGACCGTTCAGAAATCGGTGGCGCGGGCTGCAAGCACGTCACGCCACGTCACGACATCGATCGGCGCGACGGCCTTGCAGACCCAGTTCGACGCCGAACCGGTGGCGCGGCACTATATCCGGCCGGTCGAGAACGTCGTGGTACCGATCTCACGGCACCTGCAGCTCGTCGAGCTGACCGAGCGCACCTGCAAGTGGCCGAACGGCGATCCGCTTTCGGAAGACTTCAACTTCTGCGGCAACGAAGCCGCCGAAACCGGCCCTTACTGCAAATACCACGCCCGCGTCGCGTTCCAGCCGGCGGCGGAGCGGAGGCGCAATCGCTGAATAGCGAATAGCGAATAGCGAATAGCGAATAGCGAATAGCGAATAGGAGCGAACTAGGCTTTAGCGAAGAGGCAAGTCTGTTTTCCCTATTCGCTACTCGCTATTCCCTATTCGCTCTCTTCACAGCCATCCGTTCTTGCGAAACCGCCAGTACAAGACCGCGCAGATCAGCGCGATGGTGGCCAGTACCATCGGGTAGCCATATTCCATCCTCAGTTCCGGCATGTCGGTGAAATTCATGCCGTAGATGCCGGCGAAGGCTGTCGGCACGGCCAGGATGGCCGCCCATGAGGCGAGTTTCTTCGAGATCGCCGTTTCCTGGCTCTGACCGACCAGCAGGCTCGCCTCGAAGGCGAACGCCAGCACCTCGCGCAGGCTGTCGATCTTTTCCTGGACGGTCCGGATGTGGTCGGTCACGTCGCGGAACAGCGGATGCATGGCGGAATGAATCTGCGGCAGGTCGGCGCTGGTCAGCCGGCGGCAGACTTCCACCAGCGGCAGCGCTGCATTGCGCAGGCGCAAGAGATCGCGGCGCAGCATATAGAGCCGCTCGATGTCGGGGCCGGTCATCGGCTTCAAAAGGACCTTGTCCTCGATCGCCTCGACCTCGTCCTCGATCTGCTCGAGCACCGGCATGTAATTGTCGACGATGAAATCGAGAATGGCATAGAGGACGAAATCCTCGCCCTTGGCCAGCGAATGCGGGCAGCTTTCCCAATGCTGGCGCACGGCGGCATAGGATGTCGAAGGCCCGTGCCTGACGCTGACGATGTAGCCCGAGCCGACGAACAGATGCGTCTCTCCGAAGGTGACACGTCCTTCGATCAGCTGCGCGGTGCGGGCGACGATGAACAGCGCATCGCCATATTGTTCGATCTTCGGCCGCTGATGCGGATGTTCGGCATCCTCGATCGCCAGTTCGTGCAGATGAAATTGCGCCTGGACACGCGACAGAAGCTCCCGGTCGGGTTCAAGCAGCCCAATCCAGACGACGTGTCCCGACTTCTTGGCCCACTCGCCGGCTTCCTCGATCGGGATGTCGGCAATGCGACGCCCGGCGGTGTAGACGCCGGAGGCGATGATGCCTGACTGCGGCGGCGCGGGCTTGAACTCCCGGACATATTCCATCGCTGCCTCCCGAAAGCATTGCCTTCACTGGGGAACCAACCAGTCTGGCATCGGGATAGTTTAGCGCAATATGATCAAGCGTTCGAGAAAAAGTGCACTCACTTCGCCGACAGTGGCGGTGAAAAGCCGATCTTGTCCGTCTTGTCGCCCTTCGGCCGGTCCGCGGGCATCTGGTCGCCGGTGACGATGTAGTAGATGGTCTCGGCGATGTTGGTGGCATGGTCGCCGATGCGCTCGATGTTCTTGGCGCAGAACAGGAGATGTGTGCAGGGCGTGATGTTGCGCGGATCTTCCATCATGTAGGTCAGCAATTCGCGAAACAGCGACGTGTACATGGCATCGATCTGGTTGTCGCGGTCGCGCACGAAACCGATCTTCTCGACCGAGCGCGACGCGTAGACGTCGAGAACTTCCTTGAGCTGGGTCAGCGCCAAATTGGCCAGGGCCTCCAGGCCTCGGAACAGGCTGGTCGGCTGGCGCCCGTCGGTGACGGCGACCACGCGCTTGGCGACGTTCTTGCCGAGGTCGCCGACCCGTTCGAGGTCGGCGGAAATGCGGATGGCGCCGACAATCTCGCGCAGGTCCGTCGCCATCGGCTGGCGCCTGGCGATGATGATGATCGCCTTGTCGTCGATCTCGCGCTGTCCCTCGTCCAGCACCGCGTCGTCACGGATGACCTTCTGGGCCAGTCCCGGATCGGCGTTGACCAGGGCGGCGACCGCCTGCTCGACCATGCGTTCGGCATGGCCGCCCATCGCCGCGATGCGCTTCGACAGATATTTCAGTTCCTCGTCATAGGCGCTCACTATGTGCACGGACTGCATGGACGAATGCCTTCCCACGGATGTCTTGAGTCGTTTCCTCGAATCCCCGCTGATACGCTAACCGGATGACAGAAAAAAGAAACGGCCTCTGGGAAAACTAGGGCGGTATCAGTGCGCCGGCAAATGAACAGAGAAGGCGGCGCCCTTGCCGACCTCCGACCTGATCGTCAGCCTGGCGTTGTGACGCGTCAGGATATGCTTGACGATCGACAGGCCGAGGCCTGTGCCTTTCTGAGTCCGGCTGGTCTCGACATCGATACGGTAGAAGCGCTCGGTGATGCGCGGAATGTGCTCCTCGGGGATGCCGGGGCCGAAATCCCTGATCGTCACGTCGATACCGGGTTCGGAACCGTCGTCACCGGGCGCGATCGACACCACGACGCGGCCGCCCGACTGGCCGTATTTGCAGGCGTTCTCCAGAAGGTTCTCGAAAACCTGGAACAGCTCGTCGCGGTCGCCCGGCACATCAAGCGGCCCGTCAGCGAAATCGCGCTCGATGACGACGTTGTTTTCGCGGGCCAGAGGGGCCAGGGAATCGATGACGCTGTCGACAGTCTGGCGCAGATCGACCTCGGTTCCCGGCTTCAGATAAGGCTTCATCTCCAGTCGCGACAGCGACAGGAGATCATCGATCAGGCGCGCCATGCGGCCAGTCTGGTTCTGCATGATCTGCAGGAATTGCTCGCGCGCCGCCGGATCGTTGCGGGCCGGTCCGCGCAGCGTTTCGATGAAGCCGGAGATCGAGGCCAGCGGAGTGCGCAATTCGTGGCTGGCATTGGCGATGAAGTCGGCGCGCATGCGGTCGATGCGACGCGTTTCGCTCTGGTCCTTGAACACGAGCACATAAAGATCGGTGCCGTGTCCGACCGAGGACGCGCTGACCCGGTAGGCGCGCTCGACCGGCAGTTTCTCGGTATAGTCGACGACATCCGAGGCGACATTGCCCGACAGCACGCCGTCCAGCAGGGCCTGCATTTCCGGCGCCCGGAATTTCAGCGACAGCGATATGCCCGGCGCAATCCCGCCAAAGGCGGCGAAGGCAGCGGCGTTGGCGTGGACGATGATGGCGGCATGGTCGAAGATGATGAGCGGGTCGGCGACGGCCGCCGCCAGATATTCGCCGGAGAGCCGCTGCAGGCCGATCGCTTCGATCGACGCCGCACCCTCAAAGGATTGGCGGACACCAGCCGTCGGCAACATCGCGGCCGCGAGCAGCAGGAGCAGCGCCGGCACCAGCACGTAAGCGGAAATACCCGCGAAGGCGATCAGAACCGCCACGACACCGGCCGCAAGCAGCCAGCGGCTGTTCCACAGCCTGACGGCCAGGGTCCGCGCCATGCCTTTCTGCTCTGCGTCCAGGTCTGTCATCCGCCCGCGTGCCCGCGCCTATGCCGTCCCCACCGGTCGTGCGGCGACGGAAACTTCCGCTGGACCGCTCCGGAGGCTCCCAATAGCATGAGTCCGGATGCTTAAAAGGGTTCGTCTCGATGAAAAAAGCCAACGAAGACTCCGCCGCGCCGACTTCGGGTCCGCTGAAAATCAGGATCGGCGGCAAGGAGCGGGAGTTCGATATCGAAAATCCCGAGCTTCCAGATTGGGTCGAGGACAACAAGCTGACCGCGGGCGGCTATCCCTACGACAAGAAAATGAAAAGCGATGAGTATGACGAGACGCTCGAGAAATTGCAGATCGAGCTGGTCAAGGCGCAGGCGTGGCTGCAGGCGACGGGCAAGCGGGTGATGGCGCTGTTCGAGGGCCGCGACGCCGCCGGCAAGGGCGGCACGATCTTCGTGGTGCGCCAGTACCTCAACCCACGGACGGCGCGCAACGTGGCGTTGACCAAGCCCACGCCCACCGAGCTCGGACAATGGTACTACCAGCGTTATGTCGACCATTTCCCGACGGCGGGCGAATTCGTCACCTTCGACCGTTCCTGGTACAATCGCGCCGGCGTCGAGCCGGTGATGGGGTTCTGCACGCCGCAACAGCACGAGAAGTTTCTCGACGAGACGCCGCATTTCGAGCGGATGATCGTCAATGACGACATCCACTTCTTCAAATTCTGGCTGAACATCGGCCGGGAAACGCAGCTCGAGCGCTTTCACGATCGCCGGTACAGCCCGCTGAAGAGCTGGAAGTTCTCGCCGATCGACATTGCCGGCATTACCAAATGGGACGATTACACCAAGGCGCGCGACACCATGTTCGAGCGCACCCACAAGGAATTCGCACCGTGGATCATCGTGCGGGCCAATGACAAGCGCCGTGCGCGGCTGGCGGTGATGCGGCGCATCCTGTTGGCGCTGCCCTATGAAGGGCGCGATCTCGATGTCGTCGGCAAGGAAGACAAGAAGATCATCGGCGAAGGACCGTCATTCCTCGCCAAGGAAGGCTGATGCCTGCCGTGCCGCGTGGCGTCCACGCGGCACGGCATTGTTGGCGATCCTCGGGCCGTGCCGCGTGACGTCCACGCGGCACGGCATTCTTGGCGATCCTCGGGCCGTGCCGCGTGACGTCCACGCGGCACGGCATTCTTGGCGATCCTCAGGCCGCCAGCCTGGCGATGCGCTGCAATCGCCGCAGCGTGGCATCGTCCTGCAGCGCCTGCTGAAACAGCGATATCTCCTGGTCGATGCGGTCGCATAGCGCACCGGTGTTGCCCTTGAGCAGGCCGCGCGTCTGCAGCAAGGCGGCGACCGGCTTCTTGGCGAGCTGCCTTGCCCGGCCAAGTGTCGCTTCCTCGACGCCGTCGTGCACGATCTCGGCGACGAGGCCGAGCGCCCTGGCGTCCTCGGCGCGGAGCGTGTCGCCGAGGCAGAAGAAGCGGAAGGCGCCAGCATAGCCGAGCTTCTGCGGCGCCAGGATGCTGGTCGCAGCGTCCGGCACAAGGCCGAAATCGACGAACGGCACCCGGAACGTGCTCTTGCCGGAAGCAATCACCATGTCGCAATGGAACAGGATGGTGCAGCCGACGCCGACGGCATCGCCGTCGACGCAGGCCAGGATCGGTTTGGGAAACGTTGCCAGCGTGCGGAACATATCGGTGACCGCGGCGATCAGTTTCTGATGCTTGCTGGCATCGAGGAACTCTGAAAAATCGCCGCCGAGACAGAAGCAGCCGGCGAGGCCACGCAGCACGACGACACGCACTTCGTCATTGTCGGCGGCTTCGTGGAACGTCCTGGCAAGGCTTTCATAGGCTCGTCTGTCGAGCACCGGCCGGCCGTCATTCGACGACACGGTGACGATCAGCGTGTGGTTGCGCAGTTCAGGTTGCGGGTGCATGGCGATTTCCGATCTCATGACGCCCGCCTTTGCCCGAACATGTCGGGATATCCCCTGGCCATGACCGGGGCATGGTGATTGCGGCGCGAACGCACCACGTCCAGCGTGTGCTCGTTGAAGGAGAGCAGCGTCGCCACGACCTGCTGGTTGCCGTAGGTGCGCTGATAACCCAGCGGCGTCGCCAGGAAATGCAGCTGCAACGCGCGCAGCACCCACATGGGCTCGAACTCGATGATCACCTTGTCGACGCCGCGCTTCAGCCCCCACTCGACGAAGCCGGCTATCAGTTCGGTGCCGACGGTCGAGACGCCACGACGGCCATCGCGAAATCCGGGAGCCACCGCATAGCGGGTCAATTCCCAGATGTTCGGACCCGATGGCGGCGTGCCTTCGGAAAGGTCGGTCAAAACCTCGGTCAACAGATGCGGCCGCGTGGTCGGCAGCATCCGCTGATAGCCCGCGACTTCGTTGCCTCGGATGACGATCTGATGCACCGCCTCGTCATGATCGAACTGGTCGACCTCGAATCCGTCCGGGCGGCGCAGATCCTCCCACCCCATCTCCTCGACGAAAATCTGATAGCGTAGTCGATGGACCGCCTCCCAAAGGTCGGGGCGTTCCATCAATTCCTGGGTTGTAAGACAAAAAAGCATACTGCCGTCTCCTGTGTTCAAAGGATGATACGGCCGTGCTTTGATGAGAAAATTGCGTGATCACGTAGGCGGGAGTTCGATCACGTAGGCGGGAGTTCTAGGTCGGCACGGCCGACCTAACTAATGTAGCCGCGTCTTATCGCTTCGGCGACAGCCTGAACTCTGTTGACGGCACCGAGTTTGCTTTTGGCGTTAAGAAGATGTTTCTCCGACGTGTGTTCGGAGATGCCGAGGATTTGCGAGATCTCCCATTCGGACTTTCCGACGGCGGCCCATTGCAGGCATTCGCGTTCGCGTGGCGTCAACTCGACATGGTCGATGGTGTTGCCGGACATGGTGTGGAGTTGCATGGCGCGGCCAACGGCATAGGTCGACACCAGCGACACCAGGCCGAACTCGGCCGCCGACAGCTCCACGGCCTCGCCGCCCAGCGACACCATGACGATCTGGCCGTCGAGCGTGATCAGCGGGAAGGCCAACCCGTCGCGCAGCTTGAACGCGCCGGCATCGCCCATCACTTCGCCGCTGCTCTTGTCGATGCGAATGTCCTGGGCGGCTTCGCGCCACTGGAAAGGTGCCTGCAACTGCTTCATGTGGCTGACCACGGGATCATGATCGACATAGTTGCGCGCCACGTAGCGCTCCAGCCATTCGACAGGCCAGTCGCAAAGCAGCACGTGCTGCTTTTGCTGCCCGGCAGGCGTGCCTGGCTGCGGAACGGTTCCGGCCATCAGCGCGGTCAAACCGAAATCCGATGTTATGCCCAACAGTTTCTCACAGACCGCCGCCGCCGTTCCTGCGTGCTGCAGTTGGTCTATGTATTCCAGCGTACGATCAAATTGACCCATCGCAACATCAACCCCATGTTGCCTCATGCATTGAGACCGATGGTCCATGCATTGTCTGCACTTTGCCACCGACCGCCGATTGCAACGCGCCCGTTTCCGGTTGTGGTTCTCGACCCTGGTCCCCCAACCAGGGCAGCCACCGCTGTTTGCAAACACGCTAAAGCATATCCTGAAATCGGCGCGTTGAAATCAAAAACCATTGTGCCTGTACCATTTTCGTACCAAAACCGCTCCGAAGACGAGTGCGACGGAGTTCTATCGTGGCGTTCCAATGGCGGTTCCTGGTCCTGGCCTCGATGCTGATCGCGGTGCTGCCATTGGCTGGCGCGCGCGCGGCGGAACCGCAGGTGCCGGTGCTGTGGGACGCCAAGGAGCGGCTGCCCAAGCCGGACCTTTCCGCGCTGCCACGGCTGCGCTTCCTGACGACCACGGATTTTCCACCCTTCAATTTCCTCGACAGCTCGGGAAAATTGTCCGGTTTCCACATCGACCTGGCGCGCGCCATCTGCGCGGAACTCGGCATCGTCGACAAATGCCAGATCCAGGCCTTGCCATGGACCGAGCTAGAAGGGGCGCTCGAGAAAGGCGAAGGCGAAGCGATCATCGCCGGCATCGCCGCGACGCCGCAGTCGCGCCAGACATACGCCTTCTCGCGCTCCTACCTGCAGTTTCCGGCGCGTTTCATCATGCCGAAGGGCAAGGCATTGCTGGAACCGATCTTCGACAAACTGCGCGGCAAGCGCGTCGGCGTGATATCAGGCTCGGCACATGAGCGCATGCTGCGCGACTATTTCAGCACGGTCCAGGTCGTCACCTTCGACGGACCCGAAGCCCTCTACAGCGATCTCAAGGCGGGCAAGATCGACGCCGCCTTCGGCGACGGCATGCGTTTCGCCTTCTGGCTGGGCGGCTCGGACGCGGCAGGCTGCTGCCGCTTTGCCGGCGGCCCCTATCTGGCGCCCGAATATCTGGGCACGGGCATGGCCATCGCCACGCGGGCGGACGATCCGGCGCTGGCGGCGGCGCTGGATTACGCGCTGCAGGAAATTTCGATGAAAGGCACCTTTGCCGAATTCTACCTGCGCTATTTTCCGGTCAGCTTTTTCTGATCCGGTTCCGGTCAGTTTTTTCTGATCCGAACGGAATGCCGTCAGGTCAGTGTGCGCAGCCGTGCCTTGGCCGCGCGGCCGATGGCGGCGACGGTCAGCGTGTCGAGATCGAGCTCACGCCGGATCAGCTGCAGCACCCGCACTTCTTCCATGCGCATTTCGAGATCGACGGCGGCCACTTCGAAGGCGGCGGCGTAGGCGGTGTCACGCAGGCGCTCCGGCAGGGCCTCGCCGACCTGGGCCAGCACACCCTCGAGACCATCCTTTTCATGCAGCAGTTTCTGGCAAGCCTGGGCGACGGGAACCAGCCGGTCCTGATTGAAATCCTCGAACACCGGCCATGAGCGGACTACGTCGCCGATCCTGGCCAGTTCGACATCGGTCATGTCACGGTCGGAGGCCGAGGTGATGACCATCAGGTAGATCAGGGCTTCATGCGGGGACGGCGATGGCATTGTTTGCTCCTTGAACGGGCTTCGAAGGTAGGAACGTGCCCCAAGGGCCGCAAGGAAAAAGCGCCGCGCGCGTTGACGCTCCGGCCACGCGCGCCTAGAGACCGGTTGAAAATCGACACTTGCGGCCAGATCGCGAATTTGGCCGGCGCATAATTGGAAAACAGGACCATGGCGGGATCAAACATCATCGATCTCAATCCCGAACTGCTGGCGGCGGCGGCCGAAAGCAAGGCATGGCCGTTCGAGGAAGCCAAAAAGATCATCGAACGCTACAAGGGCGCCAACTTTCCCGAAACCATCCTGTTCGAGACCGGCTACGGACCATCCGGCCTGCCGCATATCGGCACGTTCGGCGAAGTGGCGCGCACCTCGATGGTGCGGCATGCGTTTCGTGTGCTGACGCAGGACAAGGTCGCGACCAAGCTGCTGTGCTTTTCCGACGACATGGACGGCATGCGCAAGATACCCGACAGCGTACCGGATCGGTCGGCGCTCGAGCCGCATCTGCACAAGCCGCTGTCGTCGGTTCCCAATCCGTTCGGCGGCGACTATGCGAGCTTTGCCGACCACAACAATGCGATGCTGTGCCGCTTCCTGGACACGTTCGGCTTCGACTACGAATTCGCCAGTGCGACGCAGTACTACAAGTCAGGCCGTTTCGACGCGATGCTCAAGCGCGCCGCCGAACGCTACGACCAGATCATGGCGGTGATGCTG harbors:
- a CDS encoding transporter substrate-binding domain-containing protein — protein: MLIAVLPLAGARAAEPQVPVLWDAKERLPKPDLSALPRLRFLTTTDFPPFNFLDSSGKLSGFHIDLARAICAELGIVDKCQIQALPWTELEGALEKGEGEAIIAGIAATPQSRQTYAFSRSYLQFPARFIMPKGKALLEPIFDKLRGKRVGVISGSAHERMLRDYFSTVQVVTFDGPEALYSDLKAGKIDAAFGDGMRFAFWLGGSDAAGCCRFAGGPYLAPEYLGTGMAIATRADDPALAAALDYALQEISMKGTFAEFYLRYFPVSFF
- a CDS encoding magnesium and cobalt transport protein CorA encodes the protein MEYVREFKPAPPQSGIIASGVYTAGRRIADIPIEEAGEWAKKSGHVVWIGLLEPDRELLSRVQAQFHLHELAIEDAEHPHQRPKIEQYGDALFIVARTAQLIEGRVTFGETHLFVGSGYIVSVRHGPSTSYAAVRQHWESCPHSLAKGEDFVLYAILDFIVDNYMPVLEQIEDEVEAIEDKVLLKPMTGPDIERLYMLRRDLLRLRNAALPLVEVCRRLTSADLPQIHSAMHPLFRDVTDHIRTVQEKIDSLREVLAFAFEASLLVGQSQETAISKKLASWAAILAVPTAFAGIYGMNFTDMPELRMEYGYPMVLATIALICAVLYWRFRKNGWL
- a CDS encoding tellurite resistance TerB family protein — encoded protein: MPSPSPHEALIYLMVITSASDRDMTDVELARIGDVVRSWPVFEDFNQDRLVPVAQACQKLLHEKDGLEGVLAQVGEALPERLRDTAYAAAFEVAAVDLEMRMEEVRVLQLIRRELDLDTLTVAAIGRAAKARLRTLT
- the ppk2 gene encoding polyphosphate kinase 2, giving the protein MKKANEDSAAPTSGPLKIRIGGKEREFDIENPELPDWVEDNKLTAGGYPYDKKMKSDEYDETLEKLQIELVKAQAWLQATGKRVMALFEGRDAAGKGGTIFVVRQYLNPRTARNVALTKPTPTELGQWYYQRYVDHFPTAGEFVTFDRSWYNRAGVEPVMGFCTPQQHEKFLDETPHFERMIVNDDIHFFKFWLNIGRETQLERFHDRRYSPLKSWKFSPIDIAGITKWDDYTKARDTMFERTHKEFAPWIIVRANDKRRARLAVMRRILLALPYEGRDLDVVGKEDKKIIGEGPSFLAKEG
- a CDS encoding enoyl-CoA hydratase-related protein, with the translated sequence MRSEIAMHPQPELRNHTLIVTVSSNDGRPVLDRRAYESLARTFHEAADNDEVRVVVLRGLAGCFCLGGDFSEFLDASKHQKLIAAVTDMFRTLATFPKPILACVDGDAVGVGCTILFHCDMVIASGKSTFRVPFVDFGLVPDAATSILAPQKLGYAGAFRFFCLGDTLRAEDARALGLVAEIVHDGVEEATLGRARQLAKKPVAALLQTRGLLKGNTGALCDRIDQEISLFQQALQDDATLRRLQRIARLAA
- a CDS encoding helix-turn-helix transcriptional regulator encodes the protein MGQFDRTLEYIDQLQHAGTAAAVCEKLLGITSDFGLTALMAGTVPQPGTPAGQQKQHVLLCDWPVEWLERYVARNYVDHDPVVSHMKQLQAPFQWREAAQDIRIDKSSGEVMGDAGAFKLRDGLAFPLITLDGQIVMVSLGGEAVELSAAEFGLVSLVSTYAVGRAMQLHTMSGNTIDHVELTPRERECLQWAAVGKSEWEISQILGISEHTSEKHLLNAKSKLGAVNRVQAVAEAIRRGYIS
- a CDS encoding acyl-homoserine-lactone synthase gives rise to the protein MLFCLTTQELMERPDLWEAVHRLRYQIFVEEMGWEDLRRPDGFEVDQFDHDEAVHQIVIRGNEVAGYQRMLPTTRPHLLTEVLTDLSEGTPPSGPNIWELTRYAVAPGFRDGRRGVSTVGTELIAGFVEWGLKRGVDKVIIEFEPMWVLRALQLHFLATPLGYQRTYGNQQVVATLLSFNEHTLDVVRSRRNHHAPVMARGYPDMFGQRRAS
- the phoU gene encoding phosphate signaling complex protein PhoU, which gives rise to MQSVHIVSAYDEELKYLSKRIAAMGGHAERMVEQAVAALVNADPGLAQKVIRDDAVLDEGQREIDDKAIIIIARRQPMATDLREIVGAIRISADLERVGDLGKNVAKRVVAVTDGRQPTSLFRGLEALANLALTQLKEVLDVYASRSVEKIGFVRDRDNQIDAMYTSLFRELLTYMMEDPRNITPCTHLLFCAKNIERIGDHATNIAETIYYIVTGDQMPADRPKGDKTDKIGFSPPLSAK
- a CDS encoding GcrA family cell cycle regulator, whose protein sequence is MNWTDERVELLRKLWSEGLSASQIAAQLGGVSRNAVIGKVHRLKLSGRGRATAAPARQKKTAQGSTVQKSVARAASTSRHVTTSIGATALQTQFDAEPVARHYIRPVENVVVPISRHLQLVELTERTCKWPNGDPLSEDFNFCGNEAAETGPYCKYHARVAFQPAAERRRNR
- a CDS encoding ATP-binding protein: MTDLDAEQKGMARTLAVRLWNSRWLLAAGVVAVLIAFAGISAYVLVPALLLLLAAAMLPTAGVRQSFEGAASIEAIGLQRLSGEYLAAAVADPLIIFDHAAIIVHANAAAFAAFGGIAPGISLSLKFRAPEMQALLDGVLSGNVASDVVDYTEKLPVERAYRVSASSVGHGTDLYVLVFKDQSETRRIDRMRADFIANASHELRTPLASISGFIETLRGPARNDPAAREQFLQIMQNQTGRMARLIDDLLSLSRLEMKPYLKPGTEVDLRQTVDSVIDSLAPLARENNVVIERDFADGPLDVPGDRDELFQVFENLLENACKYGQSGGRVVVSIAPGDDGSEPGIDVTIRDFGPGIPEEHIPRITERFYRIDVETSRTQKGTGLGLSIVKHILTRHNARLTIRSEVGKGAAFSVHLPAH